The following proteins are encoded in a genomic region of Pangasianodon hypophthalmus isolate fPanHyp1 chromosome 26, fPanHyp1.pri, whole genome shotgun sequence:
- the prdx2 gene encoding peroxiredoxin-2, translated as MSAGNAKIGHPAPQFKVTAVVDGQFKDVQLSDYRGKYVILFFYPLDFTFVCPTEIIAFSDRVEEFRKIGCEVLAASTDSHFSHLAWINTPRKQGGLGSMNIPLLADLTQSISRDYGVLKEDEGIAYRGLFVIDGKGILRQITINDLPVGRSVDETLRLVQAFQHTDKHGEVCPAGWKPGSDTIIPDVQKSKEFFSKQ; from the exons ATGTCTGCTGGAAACGCCAAGATCGGTCATCCTGCTCCTCAGTTCAAGGTCACAGCAGTGGTGGACGGCCAGTTTAAAGATGTCCAGCTCTCCGACTACAGAG gaaagtATGTGATTTTGTTCTTCTATCCTCTGGACTTCACCTTCGTGTGCCCCACTGAGATCATCGCCTTCAGCGATCGCGTCGAGGAGTTCCGTAAGATCGGCTGTGAGGTCCTCGCTGCCTCCACCGACTCTCACTTCAGTCACCTGGCCTG GATCAACACCCCGAGGAAGCAAGGAGGTCTGGGCTCCATGAACATCCCTCTGCTGGCCGACCTGACCCAGTCCATCTCCCGCGATTACGGCGTGCTGAAGGAGGACGAGGGCATCGCTTACAG AGGGCTGTTTGTGATCGATGGTAAGGGCATCCTGAGGCAGATCACCATCAACGACCTGCCAGTGGGCCGCTCGGTGGACGAGACCCTCCGCCTGGTTCAGGCTTTCCAGCACACCGACAAGCACGGAGAAG TCTGCCCCGCTGGATGGAAGCCCGGAAGTGACACCATCATCCCTGACGTTCAGAAGAGCAAGGAGTTCTTCTCCAAGCAGTAA
- the LOC113537358 gene encoding serum amyloid P-component — MKRLVVLLSLFLLTAAERQDLSGKMFTFPVESKTHHVVLSPEVNKIFFTVTVCLRAFSDISRAQSLFSISLPSTDNGFLIYKPKQGVYNLHVLGQAAEFWGLQDESNVWNSVCATWDANTGLAQLWVNGKPSSRKGIKAGSSLIGIPKIILGQEQDSYGGGFDTAQSFVGMLTDVHMWDSVLSPDQIAYYTYGGKFQPGNVLNWNSLEFNKSGYVIIESQKTSHKADSL; from the exons ATGAAGAGGCTTGTGGTCTTACTCTCACTGTTCCTCCTTACCGCAGCTGAAAGACAAG ATCTTTCAGGTAAAATGTTCACATTTCCTGTGGAGTCCAAAACTCATCATGTGGTTCTCAGTCCTGAGGTGAATAAGATCTTCttcactgttactgtgtgtcTGCGTGCCTTCTCCGACATCTCCAGAGCTCAGAGCCTTTTCTCAATTTCTCTGCCATCAACAGACAATGGCTTTTTAATTTACAAGCCAAAGCAAGGAGTGTATAACTTACATGTGTTAGGACAAGCTGCTGAGTTTTGGGGCTTGCAGGATGAATCCAATGTCTGGAATTCAGTGTGTGCTACCTGGGATGCTAATACAGGACTCGCTCAGCTGTGGGTCAATGGAAAACCGAGTTCACGGAAAGGCATCAAGGCTGGAAGCTCTTTAATTGGAATTCCAAAAATCATTTTGGGTCAAGAGCAAGATAGTTACGGTGGAGGATTTGACACGGCCCAGTCTTTTGTAGGGATGCTGACTGATGTGCACATGTGGGACTCTGTTCTCTCTCCTGATCAGATTGCGTATTATACATATGGTGGGAAGTTTCAGCCAGGCAACGTTCTCAACTGGAACTCCCTAGAATTCAATAAAAGTGGGTATGTGATCATTGAaagtcagaaaacttcacataaAGCTGATAGTCTTTAG
- the ctsh gene encoding pro-cathepsin H, whose product MKIPILTVAFLHCVCATRLFTEEDEYVFKTWMSEHNKQYGLDEYYQRLQIFTEHKKRIDTHNAGNHKFRMGLNQFSDMTFAEFKKFYLLKEPQECNATKGNHVSGVGLYPDSIDWRKKGNYVTEVKNQGACGSCWTFSTTGCLESVTAIATGKLPLLAEQQLVDCAGAFNNHGCNGGLPSQAFEYIMYNNGLMTEADYPYVGRDGPCKFDPKLAAAFVKDVVNITKYDEMGIVDAVARLNPVSIAFEVVSDFMHYKDGVYTSTECHNTTDTVNHAVLAVGYAEENGTPYWIVKNSWGTTWGINGYFYIERGKNMCGLAACASYPLV is encoded by the exons ATGAAAATACCTATTTTAACTGTTGCATTTTTGCACTGCGTGTGTGCAACACGTCTCTTTACGGAAGAAG ATGAATATGTCTTCAAAACATGGATGTCTGAG CACAATAAACAGTATGGCCTGGATGAGTATTACCAGAGGCTGCAGATCTTCACTGAGCATAAGAAGAGAATCGACACACACAATGCCGGAAATCACAAATTCAGGA TGGGATTAAACCAGTTCTCGGATATGACTTTTGCTGAATTCAAGAAATTCTACCTTCTGAAAGAACCTCAG GAGTGCAATGCTACCAAAGGGAATCACGTTAGTGGTGTTGGCTTGTACCCAGACTCCATTGACTGGAGGAAGAAAGGAAACTACGTCACTGAAGTGAAAAATCAG GGTGCTTGTGGCAGCTGCTGGACTTTCTCTACCACAGGCTGCCTGGAGTCTGTCACGGCAATCGCCACAGGGAAACTCCCTTTACTG gCAGAGCAGCAGTTGGTGGATTGTGCTGGCGCGTTCAACAATCATGGCTGCAACGG TGGACTTCCCAGTCAAGCCTTCGAATACATTATGTACAACAATGGTCTCATGACAGAGGCCGACTATCCCTACGTTGGTCGT GACGGTCCTTGTAAGTTCGATCCTAAGCTTGCTGCGGCATTCGTGAAGGATGTGGTAAACATCACAAAA TATGACGAGATGGGGATAGTGGACGCCGTGGCCAGGCTCAACCCTGTGAGCATTGCTTTCGAGGTGGTGTCGGATTTCATGCATTACAAAGACGGAGTGTACACCAG CACGGAGTGTCACAACACTACAGATACTGTGAATCATGCCGTGCTTGCTGTGGGTTATGCTGAGGAGAACGGCACCCCCTACTGGATAGTAAAGAACTCCTGGGGAACCACTTGGGGCATTAATGG ATATTTCTACATCGAAAGAGGAAAGAACATGTGCGGTCTTGCTGCTTGTGCATCATATCCATTAGTTTGA